A region from the Paraburkholderia youngii genome encodes:
- a CDS encoding acyl-CoA dehydrogenase family protein, with translation MTLTYKAPLRDMRFAIDEWLDAASWWRDVPDWQDLDSQTAQQVLEEAARFVEERIAPLNASADLEGCRFDAGKVTTPAGFRESYAEFVEAGWPTLSLDAEHGGQGLPQLLDVALQEMLAGANHAWLMSPGLTHGATACLQTHGSERVKTELLPKVASGEWLSTMCLTEPQAGSDVGLIRSRATEAPGTDGYFIDGSKIFISGGAHDLTENIVHLVLARLPDAPSGTKGLSLFVVPEWLEDADGGRSPNGVHCEGIEKKMGLKGSPTCTMRFERAFGWLVGEPHRGLACLFVMMNAARLQVAMQGLGHAHTAWQRAHAYAQERAQMRAVSVPPGATVAAGQAAPIAFHPAMRRILMELRAIVEGERAIGYWTAHWLDIAAHHADADERDRAAQLASLLTPVAKAFFTANGFDAASKALQVFGGYGYIHEYGIEQTLRDSRVSMLYEGTNEIQAIDLLVRKVLPDGAGALDMLLRHVRAEARLCQESDPLVRSAGAKLEQLAEIVGNTTRVIKARHAQDPETAYRVADDYLAMLGWMLLAFAWARTLRIATPQCEAEAFYVQKRDTGRFFFDYPLAAFAYRRSLVEAACEAALPYV, from the coding sequence CGACGCCGCGTCGTGGTGGCGCGACGTGCCCGACTGGCAGGACCTCGACTCGCAGACGGCGCAGCAGGTGCTGGAGGAAGCGGCGCGTTTCGTCGAGGAGCGCATCGCGCCGCTGAACGCGAGCGCGGATCTCGAAGGATGTCGTTTCGATGCGGGCAAGGTGACGACGCCCGCGGGTTTTCGCGAGTCCTACGCGGAGTTCGTCGAAGCGGGTTGGCCGACGCTGTCGCTCGACGCCGAGCACGGCGGACAGGGCCTGCCGCAGCTTCTCGACGTCGCACTGCAGGAAATGCTCGCGGGCGCCAATCATGCGTGGTTGATGTCTCCTGGGCTCACGCACGGCGCGACTGCCTGCTTGCAGACGCATGGCAGCGAGCGCGTGAAAACAGAGTTGCTGCCGAAAGTCGCGAGTGGCGAGTGGCTGTCGACGATGTGTCTGACAGAGCCCCAGGCCGGCAGCGATGTCGGCCTGATCCGTTCGCGTGCGACAGAAGCGCCGGGCACCGACGGGTATTTCATCGACGGCAGCAAGATCTTCATCAGCGGTGGCGCGCACGACCTGACGGAGAACATCGTTCATCTGGTGCTCGCCCGTTTGCCCGATGCGCCATCCGGTACGAAAGGGTTGTCACTGTTCGTCGTCCCCGAATGGCTCGAAGACGCCGACGGTGGGCGCTCGCCCAATGGTGTCCATTGCGAAGGCATCGAAAAGAAAATGGGCCTGAAGGGCAGCCCGACTTGCACGATGCGCTTCGAACGCGCATTCGGTTGGCTCGTCGGGGAGCCGCATCGCGGCCTCGCCTGCCTGTTCGTGATGATGAATGCGGCGCGCCTGCAGGTTGCGATGCAAGGCCTCGGGCATGCGCATACCGCGTGGCAACGCGCGCATGCTTACGCGCAGGAACGCGCGCAGATGCGCGCGGTCAGCGTGCCGCCCGGCGCGACCGTCGCGGCGGGGCAGGCTGCGCCGATCGCGTTTCATCCGGCCATGCGACGGATTCTGATGGAGCTGCGGGCGATCGTCGAAGGCGAGCGCGCGATCGGTTACTGGACCGCGCATTGGCTCGACATCGCCGCGCATCATGCCGATGCCGACGAGCGAGACCGGGCGGCGCAGCTCGCATCGTTGCTCACGCCGGTTGCGAAGGCGTTTTTTACGGCCAATGGTTTCGACGCCGCGTCGAAGGCATTGCAGGTGTTCGGCGGTTACGGCTACATCCACGAGTACGGCATCGAACAGACGTTGCGCGATAGCCGCGTGTCGATGTTGTACGAAGGCACCAACGAGATTCAGGCGATCGATCTGCTGGTTCGGAAGGTGCTGCCGGACGGGGCTGGAGCCCTCGATATGCTGCTTCGTCACGTGCGCGCCGAAGCGCGCTTGTGCCAGGAATCCGATCCGCTGGTTCGTTCTGCGGGTGCGAAGCTCGAACAACTCGCGGAGATAGTCGGGAACACGACGCGGGTGATCAAGGCACGCCATGCGCAAGACCCGGAGACGGCCTACCGCGTCGCGGACGACTATCTCGCGATGCTTGGCTGGATGCTGCTGGCGTTCGCGTGGGCGCGCACGCTGCGAATTGCGACGCCGCAATGCGAGGCCGAAGCGTTCTACGTGCAGAAGCGCGACACGGGCCGCTTCTTCTTCGACTACCCGCTCGCGGCCTTCGCTTATCGCCGCAGCCTCGTTGAAGCCGCTTGCGAGGCAGCGCTGCCCTACGTTTGA
- a CDS encoding SDR family NAD(P)-dependent oxidoreductase encodes MTEAVGNAANARVAWIAGVGASAGLGAALARRFAREGLRVAVTGRSRDRLDTIVDEIRRAGGQADALPGDVTSESELAAIARQLADHGTLEVAIFNAAGATRGPTLELSAEQFEAAWRVITLGGFLFARASLPALLAAGRGSLLFTGATASLRGRPPFAAFAAAKAGLRSLTQSLAREFGPRNIHVAHVVVDGGIDGERLRTSAPQYVAERGPDGLLNPDDIAEAYWHLHQQGRSAWSQEIDLRPFNESF; translated from the coding sequence ATGACTGAAGCCGTCGGAAACGCGGCGAACGCGCGTGTCGCGTGGATTGCCGGAGTGGGCGCGAGCGCCGGGCTAGGGGCCGCGCTCGCGCGTCGTTTTGCTCGCGAGGGTCTGCGCGTCGCGGTGACGGGCCGTTCGCGCGATCGGCTCGATACGATCGTCGACGAAATCCGGCGTGCCGGAGGGCAAGCCGATGCGTTGCCCGGCGACGTGACGAGCGAGAGCGAACTCGCCGCCATTGCGCGCCAGCTCGCCGACCACGGCACGCTCGAAGTCGCGATTTTCAACGCTGCCGGCGCAACGCGTGGACCGACGCTCGAATTGAGCGCCGAGCAGTTCGAGGCGGCATGGCGCGTCATCACCCTTGGCGGTTTTCTGTTCGCGCGAGCGTCGTTGCCGGCCTTACTGGCAGCAGGACGAGGCTCGCTGCTGTTCACGGGCGCCACCGCGTCGCTGCGCGGGCGGCCGCCGTTTGCCGCATTCGCCGCGGCCAAAGCCGGCTTGCGCTCGCTCACGCAGAGCCTCGCGCGCGAGTTCGGGCCGCGCAATATTCATGTAGCGCACGTGGTGGTGGATGGCGGCATCGACGGCGAACGTCTGCGCACGTCCGCGCCGCAATACGTGGCCGAACGCGGCCCGGACGGCCTGCTGAATCCCGACGACATCGCCGAAGCATACTGGCACCTGCATCAGCAGGGACGCAGCGCGTGGTCGCAGGAAATCGACCTGCGCCCGTTCAACGAGTCGTTCTAG
- the ppk2 gene encoding polyphosphate kinase 2, with protein MTRTKSENGQPEKDRSLSYKEYRKALFDLHVELVKLQEWVVQTGAKICIVFEGRDGAGKGGTIKAMTERVSPRVFRVVALPAPSEREKSQMYMQRYVPHLPAAGEVVIFDRSWYNRAGVERVMGFCSEDDVQSFFKAVPLVERAIVHSGIILLKYWLEVSPEEQTRRLEARINDGRKLWKLTDMDLKSYSRWYDYSRARDEMLAASDTDFASWYLANSNDKRRARLNIISDMLQRIPYKQSARKKVSLPKRQKPDGYKEPDYPFKYVAERY; from the coding sequence AACGAAGTCGGAAAACGGGCAGCCCGAGAAAGACAGGTCGCTGTCGTACAAGGAGTATCGCAAGGCGTTGTTCGATCTGCATGTCGAGCTCGTCAAGCTGCAGGAATGGGTCGTGCAAACGGGAGCGAAGATCTGCATCGTCTTCGAGGGTCGTGACGGCGCGGGCAAAGGCGGCACGATCAAGGCGATGACCGAGCGCGTCAGTCCGCGCGTGTTCCGCGTGGTCGCGCTTCCGGCGCCGAGCGAACGCGAAAAAAGCCAGATGTATATGCAGCGCTACGTGCCGCATTTGCCGGCCGCGGGCGAGGTCGTCATCTTCGACCGTAGCTGGTACAACCGCGCGGGCGTGGAGCGCGTGATGGGCTTTTGCTCCGAGGACGACGTGCAAAGCTTCTTCAAGGCGGTGCCGCTCGTCGAGCGGGCGATCGTTCATTCCGGGATCATCCTGCTCAAATACTGGCTGGAGGTCAGCCCCGAGGAACAGACTCGCCGGCTCGAAGCACGCATCAACGACGGCCGCAAGCTCTGGAAGCTGACCGACATGGACCTGAAATCCTATAGCCGATGGTATGACTACTCGCGCGCCCGCGATGAGATGCTCGCGGCGTCGGACACCGACTTCGCTTCGTGGTACCTGGCGAACTCGAACGACAAGCGGCGCGCGCGGCTGAACATCATCAGCGACATGCTTCAGAGGATTCCGTATAAGCAGTCGGCCCGCAAGAAAGTCTCGTTGCCGAAACGGCAAAAGCCGGACGGCTATAAGGAACCAGACTATCCGTTTAAATATGTGGCCGAGCGGTATTGA